From a region of the Helianthus annuus cultivar XRQ/B chromosome 5, HanXRQr2.0-SUNRISE, whole genome shotgun sequence genome:
- the LOC110922813 gene encoding em-like protein GEA6: MTSEQQRKELDDRARRGETVVPGGTGGKSYEAQQHLAEGRSRGGQTRRDQLGTEGYQVIGRKGGLSSGDQGDRNRGKTGEEMDVHKSTG; this comes from the exons ATGACATCAGAGCAGCAGCGGAAGGAGCTAGACGATAGAGCGAGGAGAGGAGAGACGGTGGTGCCTGGCGGCACCGGTGGCAAAAGCTACGAGGCTCAACAACACCTTGCTGAAG GGAGGAGTAGAGGTGGGCAGACGAGAAGAGATCAGCTGGGAACCGAAGGATATCAGGTGATAGGCCGGAAGGGCGGTTTGAGCAGCGGTGATCAAGGCGACCGGAATCGTGGGAAGACTGGTGAAGAAATGGACGTTCATAAGTCCACTGGCTGA